A single Hypomesus transpacificus isolate Combined female unplaced genomic scaffold, fHypTra1 scaffold_186, whole genome shotgun sequence DNA region contains:
- the LOC124489213 gene encoding extracellular calcium-sensing receptor-like, which translates to MTLLLVWCLLAPCLVSFLTQTSASPPFPTASPPASAPASVCSLQNDFAPGFVAEGDFVIGGIFPLHYNQEMPGLNYTYKPAAIRCNGFDPRAFRWAQTLRLAVEQINQNQEFLPNHTLGYKIFDSCAYPLTGQRAALAVLNGPSQAQPSTCSGASLLAVVGESGSAQSIVVSGILEPFRIPMISYFSSCACLSDRRKYPTFFRVIPNDDYQVKAIAQLLVRLGWRWVGVVRGNRAYGRFALQGLLRELSDTEVCVAYQETIPLLYDRDKALEIMQVMRTSRARVVVVFSAEGEMTPFLRDYMEQNITGIQWVASEAWVTASVFTASEYYPYLGGTIGFGIRQGSIPGLEGYLREVNPQRYPSNPLVTELWEALYGCTPSSSFSSLPLCTGQEVLLEQHSAYMNTSSPRVAYNVYKAVYAIAHSLHNLLSCQPGAGPFLNQSCALSSNIHPWQLQHYLQEVAFSISNQQVNFDLKGDSIPYYDILNWQRGSDGKIEFVNVGLFDGTKDSGKELVIQEEAIAVVSVCSSSCAPGSRKAVRHGEPLCCFDCVPCDSGKISNQTDSIECTVCPEDFWSNDDGTRCIPKTVEFLSHDAMGLSLTVIAVVGACLTITVLGVFLHNRNTPIVRINNSELSFFILISLTPCFLCALVFVGEPTSWSCMLRQTAFSITFSLCISCILGKTLVVLAAFTSTRPGNNIMRWLGPRQQRVIIFSCTLVQVIICTVWLKDAPPFPSRNSQYQSSKIILECSVGSSLAFWCVLGYISLLACLCFVLAFLARKLPGNFNEAKFITFSMLIFCAVWVSFIPAYVSSPGKYADAVETFAILASSYGLLFCLFPPKCFIILLRPEQNTKQHLMGKK; encoded by the exons GTTTGACCCCAGAGCGTTCCGCTGGGCTCAGACCCTGAGGCTGGCCGTGGAGCAGATCAACCAGAACCAGGAGTTTCTGCCCAACCACACGCTGGGGTACAAGATCTTTGACTCGTGTGCCTATCCTCTGACAGGCCAGAGGGCTGCCCTGGCCGTGCTGAACGGCCCCAGCCAGGCCCAGCCCTCTACCTGCTCTGGAGCCTCTCTCCTGGCCGTGGTGGGAGAATCCGGCTCCGCTCAGTCCATCGTGGTGTCTGGAATCCTGGAGCCTTTCAGAATCCCCATG ATCAGCTACTTCTCATCGTGTGCGTGCCTCAGCGACAGGAGGAAGTACCCCACGTTCTTCAGAGTCATCCCCAACGATGACTACCAG GTGAAAGCCATTGCCCAGCTGCTGGTGCgtttggggtggaggtgggtgggggtggtgcgGGGCAACCGTGCGTACGGACGCTTTGCCCTGCAGGGCCTTCTGAGGGAGCTGAGCGACACAGAGGTGTGCGTGGCCTACCAGGAGACGATCCCCCTGCTGTATGACAGAGACAAGGCCCTGGAGATCATGCAG GTCATGCGTACCTCCAGagccagggtggtggtggtgttttcGGCTGAGGGGGAGATGACTCCCTTCCTCAGGGACTACATGGAGCAGAATATCACAGGGATCCAGTGGGTGGCCAGCGAGGCCTGGGTCACAGCCTCCGTCTTCACGGCCAGCGAGTACTACCCCTATCTGGGGGGCACCATAGGCTTCGGCATCCGGCAAGGCTCCATCCCCGGCCTGGAGGGCTACCTGCGTGAGGTGAACCCCCAGAgatacccctccaaccccctggTGACAGAGCTGTGGGAGGCTCTCTACGGCtgcaccccctcttcctccttctcctcgctccccctctgCACAGGACAGGAAGTTCTCCTGGAGCAGCACTCTGCCTACATGAACACCTCCAGTCCCAGGGTGGCCTATAACGTGTACAAGGCTGTGTACGCCATCGCCCACTCTCTCCACAACCTCCTCAGCTGCCAGCCTGGTGCAGGGCCCTTCCTCAACCAGTCATGTGCTCTCAGCAGCAACATTCACCCCTGGCAG CTCCAGCACTATCTCCAAGAAGTCGCCTTCTCCATTTCGAACCAGCAGGTGAACTTTGACCTGAAAGGGGATTCCATTCCGTACTATGACATCCTCAACTGGCAGAGGGGCAGCGATGGGAAGATCGAGTTTGTCAACGTCGGCCTGTTCGACGGAACAAAGGATTCTGGGAAGGAGCTGGTGATCCAGGAGGAGGCGATA GCagtggtgtctgtgtgcagcTCCAGCTGTGCTCCAGGATCCAGGAAGGCTGTCCGTCATGGGGAGCCTCTGTGCTGCTTTGACTGTGTACCATGTGACAGCGGCAAGATCAGTAATCAGACAG attcTATAGAGTGCACTGTTTGTCCTGAGGACTTCTGGTCGAACGACGATGGCACCAGGTGCATCCCCAAGACAGTGGAGTTCCTGTCCCACGACGCCATGGGCTTGTCTCTGACGGTGATCGCCGTAGTGGGAGCCTGTCTGACCATAACTGTCCTGGGGGTCTTCCTCCACAACAGAAACACCCCCATTGTCCGCATCAACAACTCAGAGCTGAGTTTCTTCATCCTGATCTCCCTGACTCCCTGCTTCCTGTGTGCGCTGGTCTTTGTGGGGGAGCCCACTTCCTGGTCCTGCATGCTGCGTCAGACGGCCTTCAGCATCACCTTCTCCCTCTGCATTTCCTGCATCCTGGGCAAGACCCTGGTGGTCCTGGCTGCCTTCACCTCCACAAGGCCCGGTAACAACATCATGAGGTGGCTGGGGCCCAGGCAGCAGAGGGTCATCATCTTCAGCTGCACCCTGGTCCAGGTGATCATCTGTACAGTCTGGCTCAAAGacgcccctcccttcccctccaggAACTCCCAGTACCAAAGCTCCAAGATCATTCTAGAATGCAGCGTGGGCTCCAGCCTGGCATTCTGGTGCGTTCTGGGATACATCAGCCTCCTGGCCTGCCTGTGCTTCGTCTTGGCCTTCCTGGCCCGCAAGCTGCCCGGCAACTTCAACGAGGCCAAGTTCATCACCTTCAGCATGCTGATCTTCTGCGCTGTGTGGGTATCGTTCATCCCGGCGTACGTCAGCTCTCCCGGGAAGTACGCTGACGCAGTGGAGACCTTTGCCATCCTGGCCTCCAGTTACGGCCTGCTCTTCTGCCTGTTCcctcccaagtgtttcatcatCCTCCTGAGGCCTGAGCAGAACACCAAACAGCATCTCATGGGGAAGAAATAA